Proteins from a single region of Palaemon carinicauda isolate YSFRI2023 chromosome 32, ASM3689809v2, whole genome shotgun sequence:
- the LOC137625615 gene encoding uncharacterized protein, which translates to MGVQEELIALKRKRAISKGKFTRKVTMCNEGINRGDDLLVLTKNYEEMVEAFKCLEYQNDELIHFICENEDKLADSNLEEEAQQYILDSERLKCEASAKIFKGVQGVKATDKSKVKVKKFEPPMFEGNLRNYPTFNEDYENLVKSIYGTDPYALKMCLGGEALQAVKGSEGNYDEMIQRLDDKFGNPRKIVDLVVGELRSLKKIYDNDTKGFIKMVDQVEQCWLDLKKVNLSDELNSANVVSHIEKVLPSLQKREWVIKADEVSVTSNLFPELLKFLQKERKILEYMNSNVRSSGSDNKATVYHVDSTVENESELIKLVKQIGEEQSIKNKEFESCIVNLTEMVKGIKPKAESKGIGCLLHNSIGHDITECYKFNSCGSKERFEIIKGNGICFRCLRGYHTARSCNVGTLCDVIIEGKGPCNRNHHPLLHSDRVENSIHKAVSEKGFAVFLNISMVNSKNRPVSVLWDPGADISFITNRLAKKLGLSGKHINLSMIKVGNAVEYHSSNEYCVPLIDKSGKVWNVNAVGINEITAKIKEVDLSRVSELFEGISNLELNRPHGEIDMLIGADYCEILPRVVETNKGLHLLENQFGFSIRGRHDKITNQVNTSNHVFVRIHKLSSSVNLNEINIEPTENLKDQLDNFLAIEEMGTRCNPQCIKCMCRGCPGLNYVSLKEEKEIKLIEEGLTYDEKQKCWFVRYPWIRDPNQLKNNIKVANARLRTTENRLRKLGNEYAMKYQKEIEDMVRRGVARKLTNKEIQEYNGPIHYIHHHEVLKPESSSTPVRIVFNSSASYMGQRLNDFWAKGPDILNSLLGVLCRFRQDNIAIVGDIAKMYHTVKLSTLDEHTHRFVWRDLDESRPPDQYVLTTVTFGDRPSGTIAMVALRHTVEKFGKESQDVQDMILNNTYVDDILYSTDTIENAIKLIQDTERVLSQGSFRIKHWIVSGHYENCNIRIIESDSEKILGLKWNPVDNYFSFAVRLNFTPRIRKVRSGPNLDISEFDYKFPEILTRRKILSQIASLYDPLGLVIPVLLKAKILMRSMISKGNSNGGGIKWDDPLDDSMMNEWKAFFKELYGLESLTFRRPLKPSNAFGKPNLVIFSDGSTQAYGACAYVRWQISDSKFESSLIMAKNKIAPVKQMSIPRLELCGALIAARMRELIVKEFSWEFESVYHIVDSTIVRSQIQKESHGFNTFVAVRIAEIQIKTDSREWWWVDSIQNVADMTSKPCSPEKMGENSAWQNGPKFLTLPISKWPIKQDCEIELTDRVGVVMAVAKVSQSHVIHMVDVDRFSDYYKLLRVTCRVMNVFKCRSFKGMLREPTVQGITKAELIYRFVWTLNNKNKRRTHGKAFGVIFNCLVTRAVHLDLAEGYSTDDFLTTFQRFIAIRGAPKIIYSDKGTQLISASKKIENIGEKEGVTWIFNMPSDAPWYNGASEALIKSV; encoded by the exons ATGGGTGTGCAAGAGGAACTCAtcgccctgaagaggaagagggcaATCAGCAAAGGGAAGTTCACCAGGAAGGTAACTATGTGCAATGAAGGAATCAATCGAGGTGATGATTTATTAGTGTTAACGAAGAACTATGAGGaaatggttgaagcctttaaatgcTTAGAGTATCAAAATGATGAATTGATACATTTTATATGTGAAAACGAGGATAAGCTAGCCGATAGTAATTTAGAAGAAGAAGCCCAACAATATATTCTAGATAGTGAAAGATTAAAATGTGAAGCAAGTGCAAAAATATTCAAAGGTGTCCAGGGTGTAAAGGCAACAGATAAATCGAAGGTTAAAGTAAAGAAATTTGAACCACCAATGTTCGAAGGTAATTTAAGAAACTATCCAACTTTTAATGAAGATTATGAGAATTTAGTTAAGAGTATATATGGCACTGATCCATATGCTCTCAAAATGTGTCTAGGTGGAGAAGCACTTCAAGCAGTGAAGGGCTCAGAGGGTAATTATGATGAAATGATTCAACGTTTGGATGATAAATTTGGGAATCCCAGAAAGATTGTAGACTTAGTGGTTGGTGAGCTTAGATCTCTAAAGAAAATTTACGATAATGATACCAAAGGATTTATCAAAATGGTCGATCAGGTTGAGCAATGTTGGCttgatttaaaaaaggtaaatctcTCTGATGAACTTAATAGTGCAAACGTTGTCAGCCATATAGAAAAGGTTTTACCTTCACTTCAAAAGAGAGAATGGGTAATTAAAGCAGATGAGGTATCAGTAACTAGCAATCTGTTTCCAGAGTTGTTGAAGTTCTTAcagaaggagagaaaaattttggaATATATGAATTCCAATGTTAGGAGTAGCGGTAGTGATAATAAGGCAACAGTCTATCATGTTGACAGCACAGTTGAGAATGAATCGGAATTGATAAAATTGGTGAAACAAATTGGGGAAgaacaaagtataaaaaataaggaatttgaatCTTGTATTGTTAACTTGACAGAAATGGTTAAAGGTATTAAACCTAAGGCAGAGAGTAAGGGGATAGGATGCCTGTTACACAATTCAATTGGTCATGATATAACAGAATGTTATAAATTTAATAGTTGTGGTAGCAAAGAAAGATTTGAGATTATAAAGGGTAATGGAATATGTTTTAGGTGTCTAAGGGGATATCATACTGCTCGTAGCTGCAATGTTGGTACATTGTGTGATGTCATCATTGAAGGTAAAGGTCCATGCAATCGTAATCATCATCCACTGTTACATTCCGATAGAGTAGAAAATAGTATTCACAAAGCGGTATCAGAAAAAGGATTTGCAGTGTTTTTGAATATCAGTATGGTGAATAGTAAGAACAGGCCTGTTAGTGTATTGTGGGATCCAGGAGcggatatttcatttataacaaataGGTTGGCTAAGAAATTGGGTTTAAGTGGAAAGCATATAAATTTATCCATGATCAAGGTGGGCAATGCGGTTGAATATCACTCAAGCAACGAATATTGTGTACCACTAATTGATAAATCTGGTAAGGTTTGGAATGTGAATGCTGTTGGAATTAATGAAATAACAGCCAAAATCAAGGAAGTAGACTTATCCAGGGTATCTGAACTTTTTGAGGGAATATCAAACTTAGAGCTGAATCGCCCACATGGGGAAATTGATATGCTTATTGGTGCTGATTATTGTGAAATATTGCCAAGGGTTGTTGAAACAAATAAGGGTCTCCATTTGCTAGAAAATCAGTTTGGGTTCAGCATACGTGGTAGACACGATAAAATTACTAATCAAGTTAATACTAGTAATCATGTGTTTGTGAGAATTCATAAACTTTCAAGTTCAGTAAATTTGAATGAAATCAATATTGAGCCAACAGAAAATCTAAAGGATCAGTTAGATAATTTTTTGGCCATAGAAGAAATGGGAACAAGGTGTAATCCACAATGTATCAAATGTATGTGCAGAGGTTGTCCTGGACTCAATtatgtaagtttgaaagaagaaaaggaaattaaattgatTGAGGAAGGATTAACGTATGATGAGAAACAGAAATGCTGGTTTGTAAGGTATCCTTGGATAAGAGATCCAAATcaattgaaaaataacataaaggtAGCCAATGCCAGGTTAAGAACAACAGAGAATAGATTAAGGAAACTTGGGAATGAGTATGcaatgaaatatcagaaagagattgAAGATATGGTTAGAAGGGGAGTAGCTAGGAAATTAACTAATAAGGAGATTCAAGAGTACAACGGCCCAATTCACTATATTCATCACCATGAGGTGTTGAAGCCAGAATCTAGTTCAACCCCAGTGCGCATTGTCTTCAATTCTTCAGCATCTTATATGGGACAGAGGTTAAACGATTTTTGGGCTAAGGGGCCTGATATTTTGAACAGTTTGCTGGGAGTGTTGTGTAGATTTAGGCAAGATAATATAGCCATAGTGGGTGACATAGCAAAGATGTACCATACTGTAAAACTCAGCACACTAGATGAACATACGCATAGATTTGTATGGAGGGACTTGGATGAGAGTAGGCCACCTGATCAGTATGTTCTTACCACAGTAACATTTGGAGATAGGCCCAGTGGTACTATAGCTATGGTAGCTTTGAGACATACAGTAGAAAAATTCGGTAAGGAATCCCAGGATGTGCAAGATATGATTCTTAATAatacatatgtagatgatatactgTATTCTACTGATACCATTGAGAATGCAATCAAATTGATACAGGATACTGAAAGGGTATTGTCGCAGGGAAGTTTCAGAATAAAGCACTGGATAGTCAGCGGGCATTATGAAAACTGCAATATAAGAATAATAGAATCTGATAGTGAGAAAATCTTAGGTTTAAAATGGAATCCTGTAGATAACTATTTTTCCTTTGCTGTAAGACTCAACTTTACACCAAGAATAAGAAAGGTTAGGAGTGGTCCAAATTTAGATATAAGTGAATTTGATTATAAATTTCCAGAAATATTAACACGCAGAAAGATATTGAGTCAAATTGCATCGTTGTATGATCCATTAGGGTTGGTTATACCAGTATTACTCAAAGCTAAGATCTTGATGAGATCCATGATTTCCAAAGGAAACTCAAATGGTGGTGGAATCAAGTGGGATGATCCACTTGATGATTCCATGATGAACGAATGGAAAGCGTTTTTCAAAGAATTGTATGGACTGGAGTCATTAACTTTTAGAAGACCCTTAAAGCCATCTAATGCTTTTGGTAAGCCGAACCTAGTAATATTTTCTGATGGTAGCACGCAAGCATATGGGGCTTGTGCATATGTGAGGTGGCAAATCAGTGATAGTAAGTTTGAATCAAGTCTGATAATGGCAAAAAATAAGATTGCACCAGTGAAACAAATGTCTATTCCTCGTCTGGAATTATGTGGTGCTCTCATAGCTGCTAGGATGAGAGAACTCATAGTAAAGGAGTTTTCATGGGAGTTTGAGTCGGTTTATCACATAGTTGACTCGACAATTGTAAGATCACAAATTCAAAAGGAGTCCCATGGATTCAACACATTTGTTGCTGTACGCATTGCAGAGATACAAATAAAAACTGATTCAAGGGAATGGTGGTGGGTTGATTCGATTCAAAATGTTGCTGATATGACCTCTAAACCGTGTAGTCCAGAAAAAATGGGTGAAAATTCTGCCTGGCAAAATGGACCAAAATTCCTAACATTACCAATTTCAAAATGGCCTATCAAACAAGATTGTGAAATTGAACTAACTGATAGAGTAGGTGTTGTCATGGCTGTTGCTAAAGTAAGTCAGAGCCATGTTATACACATGGTTGATGTTGATAGATTTAGTGATTATTACAAACTACTAAGAGTTACATGCagggtaatgaatgttttcaaatgcAGATCCTTTAAGGGTATGCTGAGGGAACCAACAGTTCAAGGCATTACTAAAGCAGAACTAAT CTATAGATTTGTTTGGACccttaacaataagaataaaaggaGAACTCATGGTAAAGCCTTTGGTGTTATATTTAACTGTTTAGTTACTAGAGCTGTTCACTTAGATTTGGCTGAAGGATACAGTACTGATGATTTTCTGACCACATTTCAAAGGTTTATTGCTATCAGAGGAGCTCCTAaaattatatattcagataagggaACTCAGTTGATATCAGCAagcaagaaaatagaaaacattgGAGAAAAGGAAGGGGTAACTTGGATCTTTAATATGCCTAGTGACGCACCTTGGTATAATGGGGCAAGTGAAGCCCTGATCAAATCTGTCTAA